A genomic segment from Oncorhynchus keta strain PuntledgeMale-10-30-2019 chromosome 9, Oket_V2, whole genome shotgun sequence encodes:
- the mmp11b gene encoding stromelysin-3, with amino-acid sequence MMPSLWFFCSIFALHLLLCIHSLPVPEWRASNRYKAAAGWPQKTHPYGLKKTTRFDHTQDTLKEQLHLSGGVYPETVLSWNGTESIWNRPRCGVPDYPTQKQSGISDYHMQKGGSFGGKQRRKRFVVFGGRWDKTDLTYKIMRFPWQLSNEKVRHILQEALRVWSEVTPLKFTEVSSGRADIIIDFTRYWHGDNLPFDGPGGILAHAFFPRTHRAGDIHFDYDESWTVGNSMGTDLLQVAAHEFGHVLGLQHSLVEGAVMSPFYSFSYPLELSDDDKQGIQYLYGPLQKAPPVITETNEIETTVPDPCRTNFDAVSMIRGEMFFFKSRYVWRIRDGQLQAGYPALATRHWRGIPDNIDAAYEDKTGNSWFFQGDSYWVFDAERRITGPDSVRRLGLQVSDIQAALMWGEDKAQKTYLFKSGTYWRFSPLENRVDTAHPRSMQDWRGIPKDIDAAFQDRYGFAHFLSGRQYWKFDPVEVKVLEGYPRYIGMDFFGCPASFYR; translated from the exons GGATGGCCTCAGAAGACTCACCCATATGGCCTGAAGAAGACGACAAGATTTGATCATACTCAGGACACTCTGAAGGAACAATTGCACCTGTCGGGAGGTGTCTATCCAGAGACTGTGTTGTCATGGAATGGCACAGAGTCAATCTGGAATCGGCCTCGCTGTGGTGTTCCAGACTATCCTACTCAGAAGCAAAGTGGCATCTCGGACTACCACATGCAGAAGGGGGGCAGCTTTGGAGGAAAGCAGCGGCGGAAGCGCTTCGTTGTCTTTGGGGGGCGCTGGGACAAGACTGACCTCACCTACAA GATCATGCGCTTCCCCTGGCAGTTGAGTAATGAGAAAGTCCGTCACATCTTGCAGGAGGCTCTGCGTGTGTGGAGTGAAGTCACACCCTTGAAGTTCACTGAGGTCAGCAGTGGGAGAGCTGACATCATCATCGACTTTACCAG GTACTGGCATGGTGACAACCTGCCTTTCGATGGTCCTGGAGGCATTCTGGCCCATGCCTTTTTCCCCAGAACTCACCGTGCAGGCGATATCCACTTTGACTATGATGAGAGTTGGACAGTGGGAAACAGCATGG GCACGGATCTCCTGCAGGTGGCGGCCCATGAGTTTGGCCACGTCCTCGGCCTCCAGCACTCCCTGGTCGAAGGAGCCGTCATGTCCCCCTTCTACAGCTTCTCCTATCCCCTGGAGCTGAGCGACGATGACAAGCAGGGCATCCAATACCTGTATGGTCCGCTGCAAAAAGCCCCGCCCGTCATCACAGAGACCAATGAGATTGAAACAACTGTG CCAGATCCCTGCAGGACTAACTTTGATGCCGTGTCAATGATCAGAGGGGAGATGTTCTTCTTCAAGTCCCGCTACGTGTGGCGTATCCGTGATGGCCAACTGCAGGCGGGGTACCCGGCGCTAGCAACACGCCACTGGAGGGGGATCCCCGACAACATCGATGCGGCCTACGAAGACAAGACGGGAAACAGCTGGTTCTTCCAAG GTGACAGTTACTGGGTGTTTGACGCGGAGAGGAGGATCACGGGGCCGGACTCAGTGCGTCGGCTGGGCCTTCAAGTGTCGGACATCCAAGCAGCCCTCATGTGGGGCGAGGACAAGGCCCAGAAGACCTACCTCTTCAAGTCGGGCACCTACTGGCGCTTCAGCCCCCTGGAGAACCGGGTGGACACAGCACACCCTCGTAGCATGCAGGACTGGAGGGGCATCCCCAAGGACATTGACGCAGCCTTCCAGGACCGATATG GCTTTGCTCATTTCCTGAGTGGGAGACAGTATTGGAAGTTTGACCCCGTGGAGGTGAAGGTTCTGGAAGGATACCCCCGCTATATCGGCATGGACTTCTTTGGCTGCCCTGCTTCCTTTTATCGATAA